The Alcaligenes faecalis sequence CGCCACCAGAAGCAGCAAGGAGAAGCAGCCGCCCAGACCGATGCCAATAATAATCGCCCACAGATACGGAGCCATGTCAGGAATATAAGCAAAGGCCAGGAAGCCCACGCACTGACACGCCAGGGCCAACCACACCCACATGCGGCGATCCTTATTTTTGGCCGCCAAAGTCGGCAAGCCAAACGCAGCAATCGCTTGTGCCACCGACAAAACCGCCACCAGGCTGCCGCTGGCTTCCGCCGTCCAGCCTCGATCTTGGTAGAACGTCGCCAGCCAGGTCACCAAGGAGGCATAACCACCGTTAATCAGGCCAAAACACAGCATTAAGGTCCAGGTGCGGGGACGGGCCAGCAAAGACAGAGAGGGAGGTGACAAATTTGCGCCAGGCTCCTCACGTGGCACCACTTTCCAGGCAATCCACAAGGCCACGCTAATGGGCAAGGCCCAGAAGGCTAAGGCAATACGCCAGCTCTCGGTCATGGAACTGACCCACGGTGTAATCTGGGCGCCCAAAGCACCCCCTCCCATCAAGGTGGCGGAATAGACTCCGGTGACCTGGGCGATATGTCGCGGAAACTGCTCCTTGATCAAACCGGGCATGCCTGCCTGCAGCAAGGAGACTCCCAAACCACAGACCAGCGCCGTCGCAATCAAACTGACGCCATTAGGCACAAACCAGCGCAGCACACACCCCAGGCACAGCAGCAGCAAGGAGGCAATCAGTACTTGGCGCAGCGCCAGGACCCGCCGCAGGGAAGGCATACAGAAAGCCCCCA is a genomic window containing:
- a CDS encoding cyanate transporter, giving the protein MSFTQTAPTQSGALASPGLWLAFVILVGLNLRPFLTSSGTLARQVAEGLNMPLSNLAWLTLLPMMVMGLGAFCMPSLRRVLALRQVLIASLLLLCLGCVLRWFVPNGVSLIATALVCGLGVSLLQAGMPGLIKEQFPRHIAQVTGVYSATLMGGGALGAQITPWVSSMTESWRIALAFWALPISVALWIAWKVVPREEPGANLSPPSLSLLARPRTWTLMLCFGLINGGYASLVTWLATFYQDRGWTAEASGSLVAVLSVAQAIAAFGLPTLAAKNKDRRMWVWLALACQCVGFLAFAYIPDMAPYLWAIIIGIGLGGCFSLLLLVALDHFPDAARAGTLSALMQGGGFPIAALFPMISVQLREISHGFQAGWMLHAVMAVLVAIMAWSFQPSQYAKKMKRDDTI